cttgtaaattttgtTAAGATGCATGCagctcttttaatattttatattgattctacatatatattatttatattattttaagtagaatagaacttaaaaaatcataggAATAAATTAACTCTTTAGTCTCTCctctccataaaaaaataaattctatattcataatcttttcattcaaaatacttcaacatatatatttttaaaatttatctctttaaaatattgttatatatttatttaaaaaatatatttatttaaacatctttaaatctttaaatttattaaattttacagGTAACAACTACTTACGGCTAACTTGAAATTAACAAGCACCAGTAATAGCTTGGGAGAAAATGGATGATTTCTTGGTCCAGGAACCCCAAAAAAACCCCAGCCTTTTCAACTACTCGTGTCCAGTTACAATAACCTCCTGATCGGTTCGCATTTTAGAGCTGTTGAAACATGGCTTTCGGCAGAAAGAGATAGAAGGATCGTTCATCTTGTAAAGCAGAAGGAAGCCGTTTCATCAAGCAAGGCCGTGACGACATTCCGGAAAGCAAGAAGCCTGTAAGTATACTGtagtaaataatttttcgtgcttaagaataaattgaagctaaacatgaaataaaaatatttgtatattcATTTTCAGTGGATTCCAAAAAGTTTATGAGCAAAATTGGAAATGTTTTGTCAAAGCCAGCAACTCTTAAGGTTCCAAATGGGAACTTGGGGAGAACAGAGTTGTTGAAGTGTGATAATGGCATCGTTTATATTTCAGAATGGCTGGGAAGATTTTGTGGATTTGTACTCTCTTAATCTTAAGAAGAGAGATCTGCTAGTTTTTGAATACAAGGGAAATTCCAAGTTCTCTGTAATCTGTATTTATGTGTAAAGAAATGGACTGCCCAGCTGGTGATACTGATTCAGCATGCTGTGAACGAGTTGGACGCTTTGAGGAAGGTATGGAAGATGGAGACTAACTTGAATTCTTGgctaaattttcaaaagaaaaatcaaaagtatCCCTTTCAGTGTCCAAGTCCGACTCTGATTCACGTagttgtataattatttttttatgttaaatcaatctatgatatttaaaaacactaaaaacctCTCCATAATCAGAAGATGGAGTATGATTGCTTTAACAAAGTTTCTAAAGTCTTTCCTACatattttaggttaaaaatgaatttttatatatattaaaaaaaacctctattTTCCCTGCTAAATTAATGGCTAGATTTTGGGCACCTATAAAGGActtatcatctttttttaaaaaaataattagtgcaAATAATATATTATCTCTCTcgttaactaaaaatattaaaaatttatgtctatTCTCTTTATGGATGTGATAGACGCTAGGCCTGGTTCTCCAGACCTAGTAACACGTggccttatttatttatttatttaaaaataattttagcatttttgaaatagttattattgtttaattatattaggtgttttatttttttgaaaagtgagtataatttatttataatatttttttatgtatatattttatataaattcagtgtgcattttttttatattacttttaatatatatagccttgcataatatttttttcttttatttttttcaataaattttatgtgtcgatttctattaaaaattaattttaataaacaaatttagtaCACATAACTAAGTAAATGACTCATGttgtaatattaaatatcttgaattatattgatttcttaaaatttttaaattctatttttatttattgttaatgactttttttttgtaaatttatttacaaaatagtttgtaattatatttattatttttttaatgtaaagaaAGGCGCTGagaaattcatcaaattttaacttatattaatgttttcaatttattcttattcttcaaatttcttaattcttttataatttttttattatttataattttacgttgataattatattatttttataaaaactaacttatttaattgattgaattgattgagaCTATACCCGAATTAttagatttcttttctttcaaaacgTGCTTGCGACGTTAGTTTTCAACTATAAATAGGCATCATTTGTATGAGCAAAGTAGAGCCGATTGTAGAAAGAATAGAGAGGTAGAGAGCTGTCTTGGCAACAGCTTGTAGTGGCAAGCTGAGTGAGAGTCCTGGGAGTTTAGTGAGAGAGAACTATAAATTAATGGTGAACTTTCACATGAATAATCTCTCTCCCTAATCATCCGTTGCCCTAACTATACAGTATCTCTGATATTCAGATAGATTTTTAGCCTGCCTGGTGAATGATGACTAGCTTCTGGCTTCAATTTCAACTTTTGGTCCTCCTTCCTTGTGTTTTCTTGAAAACTGGGTGAagcaatgcaagaaaaatgataagagtttgtggataaatttatatacaatatacccaattatttttaatgtgagatgGTAGGAAAGATGTTTTTCAACAAACTTGTATCCTATAATTTTATACGCTTTGGCTGAACATGAGAATAAATTCAAACTCCTAAACATGGCAGAATGAGAGGGTGATCCTTGAAATAATCCTATCATGTATCACCTACTGCAGTAAGGATTTATTTGAAAGAATCAAGTGTCGCAGTTTCCCTCCTGTAAACTATAAATCCATGCATCATTATGAACTCGTCTCAATGGCTTGAGGCtggtaaaacaaagaaaataaataattcaaagtgaatagaaaaaaaaacccactaaaGGGCAATTGCATTTATTCACAACGTCTCCCTGGCTATCAATGCACCATGAAACAATGATTTACCTCCTCGCATACATCATACTACCTATAAATAGCCGAATGATTTAATGAATGTTCTTATCTGATCTTCTTTAGTTCTGGTTTCTATGAAAGAGTTTGAAAATAGTGATAGCATGATACCATATTGTGGAGCTCAAATAAGAGAAGGAACAAATATCATTTTCAAGGGCGAGCTCCGTCTGCTTGACTCCAACGCTCTAGAAGAGTTTGAATAAACGAGGTGCCTGGATTCTTAATCTTTTCCACCTGCTTCTAATCAGCATAGGATGCAGACCAAGTATATGCTCTGGCATGAAATCGTGCCTAGTCAATATACCCACAACAGGGGACCTCTGCAGCGAAGGAGAAATAACATTAAAACATATAGACAGCTTATCTCACATTAACTAAAAGAGTGACATTGATCTCATTGCTACAAGTAATGACACACAAAAAAAAGCGCTGAAATTGCATCCACAAAGAGGACAAAGAGAACGCAACCAACAAGTAATCCCATATGAAATCTCATAGGCACACCAGAAACGAGGTGAACTGAAATAGAAGGTAAATTGAATGCAAAAGGAGAAGCCAAGTGAAAGAAGAAATCATCTGCAATGAAGATTTGCTAGTGCATGGTAATTCAGGGTGTTGCAGCAGGAATAGTTTTGTGAATAAATAATTACTGGAAAATAGTATTTTGTTGCATGCAATTTACAGTGCAAGTGCAAATCACATGCAAACTTCAGGAATGGCGAAATTAATTGAGCATGATTTACGTGAATACAGCTTTCAAGGGAGCGAGAAGCAAAAGGAGGTGATTACAGATCTAGCAGAACATACATGATCAAGGAGACAGAATCAACAAGAGTACAAGACATTAATTAATATCAAGTGCAGAGCAACAACTTGTAAAGTGCCTTAAATTTGTTTAAGCTACAAGtagacattttaaaaaacaaaaagcgaGGATAGAATTCCTTACACCAGATATCTTGGGTATCACCAGTAAATGCCTCAAACCAACTTCTCGGAAAAGTATGAGAGCCTTAGCCAGTGACATTGTCTCCGCAACAGTATAAGGTGAAGCATTCGTAAATGGATGTAAATCTAAAAACATCTCCATCTCTTCTTCGGTAAATTGCAGATCCTCTATCTTGTCTCCATTGCCTGAGCCCCTCTTTGCAAAATCACCAGCAAAGAACAGCTTGAAGGCATCAGTGCCTGTTGGCACTGGAGTTGGCACAAAAGCTTTCTTCTTTAGCAATTCAATTAGATGAGCACGGAGGATTAGACCATAAAGAACTGGAGACTCAGAAAGCGGAGGCTCATCAATTACGGGAAATCCATTATGACTCGTAGTTCTTAGAACATGTACTATTTTGCCAACCTTTTCAATGCCCTGAAAGATCTGAAGTGGACCCCTAACTACTTCACCAACTGTCAACTGCCTCATATAAGGCTCGGTGTGAGCTTCTAGGTAAGGAAAACCCTTTGCATTCATGATAAGGTCATAAATATTACCATTGAAAGCATCAGCCACAGTCTTGGAAATAAGAAGAACAAGCATTATCAAGGGTAGCAGCAACAGATTATTTGTCAATTCTAGAATAATGACACACAGAGAAACTGTCATCCTCATAGATCCGCCTAGAAATGAAGCAGCACCTAAGACAGCATAGAGGCCGTGATCAAGATTTGAGTGTGAACCAACTAGCATTCCAACAAAACGTCCATAAGATGCACCCGTCACGATAACTGGTATGAATAAACCCGCGGGGGCAACAATCCCATAGCTAAAGATACTAAGAAAGAAGCAGGTCACAAAGAATATGAGAATTGACGAATATTGAAACTCAGAGTTGGTGTCCTGGCTGAAAAGATTTTTAACAGAATCATCATTTGTGTTAAATATAAGGCTGGCCAGATCATTGTACTGTCCAGGAGGACATtgaaatttcttgaaattaCCAGACCGGCCTATTGTTGGACAAGCTTCCGACGCATCAGACGGACAGGGTTGGCAAGAGGCAAGCCATGGTAGTCCAAAAAGAAGACAGGATGTGAAAATGGAAATTGCACAAGCAAGTAAAATTTTGTAAACAACGCCTTTCCTGGAAAAGGgaaaatatcaagaaatattATTCGGAAATCATATGTTGTCATATTGGACAATGATTTTGTTATAACAGCGCTGAAGAGAGCTTACTCATTGATGAGATTGTAAATTCGAAGAACCTTGTCTAGAAGGAAGTTATACAAACTTCCCAATATGCCTCCTATAACTCCAAGGGTGAGCACAGGTGGTACATCAATGAGGTGGTACGTAACACTTGCTGAATACACATCAAACATTATGAGCCCTCCTTTTCCAAATAGCCCACATTTTTCACTTAAACAAACGTCAATCAGAGCCCGAAGCACTATTGCAACTACTGCTGTTGTGAAGAAAGCTCTCCAAAGAAGGGCACTTCTCCACCTGCAGAAGAATATCTTGACATTAATGTTGAAGATAAGTACATACGAATTTTTCATGACATCTGATGGACAACAAAAATTAAGCTAAATAACCAATTGCTGCATTGATATGAAGAAATATTTCAGCTTCAAGCCTTGATATcttgctccaaccagaaaggaACTAGATGGAGATGATTGGTAAGACGTTCAACTCAAACACATTTCCTAGGAGCAAATTTTTATGTCCATATAGATGCAATATAAATGTAGAAGTAACAGTAACAGATAAAATTAACATGGTCCGTGAATCAACATGTACAAGCCATTGAAAGTGATAGTCAATTGATAACAGGCAGCAAACTGTAGCAATTTTTTGTAATTCAGACCAGTCCATTCTAGAGGGGAGAGGGGAGGCTATTAGCTGATCCACATTACTATTTTCTCAGGTGGACATCCTGTTATTCTTCTGTCATTCATCTGAGAATCCACTCAtaaaattttacaagaaaatgatgaggaaaCTCATCCTGGTACATGATTTTTCAATACCAAGAAAATAAGTACTCTTCAAAAAAAGTTGTGATAAAAATCGCAATCATGACAAGCTACAATAATAGcaacagaaaaggaaaattacaGAAGGTTCAGTTCAATAGCATTTACCATGTAAGAAACATACCAAGATGCCATTTCTTCAAGTGCAAACAGCACACCTCCAACTGGGGCACGGAAGGCAGCAGCTATTCCAGCAGCTGATCCACATGTTACAAGATCCCTTCGGTCTCggtcatttttgaaaaaacgaAGCCATCTCCATGTTAATTTAAATCTCTTGGATCCACCCTGACCAAGCAATGCTGCAACACATGCTCCAGTGTGCACCATTGGCCCTGCCTTTCCAACAAAAAGAGACGAGGACACCGCAGAAATGCTTCCAATAATCTGCAAAATGAGCAAAAATATATGAGACTTTCTGTTGCTATGCAAACAACAAATTTCTCTTAAATTAGCTACGAGTTCCGCAGAAAACTTCAACAAGAAATCAAATTAGCCAAATCacccatcataaaaaaaaaaaaaaaacataaatgggCACCTCCATTACCAAATAGAATACATAGTGAGCCAATGCAAGTTATAGAACCCAAGCTATTGAAAGCAATCTAAACTGAAAGAAAGAACTCCCCAAATCTCACCTTAATAACCAAAGTTCGCAAGGAAAGAATTCCAGGTGCATCCACACCATTCAGGTAAGCCTTAACTTCTGGAATACCTGAACCAGCAGCAGCTGGTGCTATAAAAGCCGTGATGATGGATGCAAACAGGGTAAGAATCAAATTAGAAACTGAGAACACAAGAAAAGCCATCCCAAACCtacacaataattaaaaaaaatgcattaaatatCATTCCCATTCTCCTCAAACTCAAATTCTTTTCTCCTCTTTcccaaaaaacatgaaaaggattaaaaaaagaagagaggaagCTAAATTAGCTCTAAGAAACAAATCATTCAAAGGAAAATTAATTCTTCACTTCATAATACAACttaatttccattaaaaaaatacacaaccaGGAGAAAATTCCAAGCTTTGATAGAAACCAAGGTTACTATAATTACTAAAGCATTACCTTTTGGGCAGCATCATATTGGAGGTGACCACAAACTTCAAGCCAGCAATATTTTCAACAGCAAGATTGTTAAAAAACCCAATAAGGCTAACAATCAGTCCGATCAAGAAACAAAGCGACCACTTCATGAACACATACTGAAATATTTGCATCTTTCCACGACTCCTCCAATCTTGTTTAAAGAACTCATTCTCAGCAATCCTAtcaaaagagacaaaaaaaaaagttcaaaaatttaagtcaaataaacctaaaaaagagaaaagtaatGAAAAGATGAGATTTTAGCATGTTGGTTTTACTCATAATCAAGACTTTCAATGGGGCAGACATTAGCTCCAACGATGGCAACTTGAGAAGTGGAGTTAATGAGTGATCTTCGAGGGGACAGGAGAGGAATTATAAGAGACTCTTGGTCTGTGTCTGCTTCCCCATTGATAGAATTTGTTGACATGGTATggtgttttctcttttcttttcttttctttttaaggttttataactggttttttcagttattcaTTGGCACATacaacgagagagagagagagagagaaagagagagagagagaggaggagagagagtTGAGTGTTCTGAATTGTGAGGAAGTGAAGGTGTCTGTGTATGTGACAGGATGGAACTCTGGCTTTGGTGAGGGGCTAAGGCCTGGTGGAAAATGATAGGCTGGTGTGGTTGTTATGGGAGTTCTCATGGGTGGTCTGATTTTTAATAACATCTCTTGCCatcaaagaaggaaaaaaaaaaaaaaaggaagaaaatggtgAGTGAAATAAATTCACCAAAACCTATATTCAAAGTATTAAAAACTTAGGGCATAGGCAGATGGATTCTACTCTTCCATGGTACAACGTACGGTcccccaaaaaaaagaaaaagactccATTGCCATATCTGTTAAACTAGGACAAAACTTTTATCCTGAACATTCAGACAAAATTTGTCACCATCCCATGAAAATATTGGTCTGAAGAGGTGAGAAAATCAAACGGATAGGGCAAAGCAACACCCCATTAGCTTTTTATGTCCTTCACAGGCATGGTGCTCTGGGATTTTGCGGTCAATTCTAGAGGGATTGTGagaaaagggagaaagaagaagaagaatgtaGCACTTGTTTTGTAGGTTGTTAGGGGGttaatttgtaaataaataagaaaacaaaaatttagcCTTGTTTTGTCATCTCAGTCGTTTGTAACAGTTGATTTATAAGGTTATTTAGGAATATaatgattttctaaaaaaataaagtagaaaaagaaaaaaattgaaagtttctatttaaatataatagaaaactagtttttttttttttaaaaaaaaaagtttagaggttctccattttttttctttccaagtttttcattgttttttaaatgaaaaataacatgaataaaacaattcattttGTATATACAAGCATTTTCTAGTAAAGTAaaagattaagatatttttttactttcatatttagttagtgtcgtaaatttattttttattatatatttaatgtataaaaaatttctttttagtaaagtaaaaatattattttaatatttgtgtttaattaaaatCCGGGTAATCTTTTCTTTTAGAGTGATTAACAATTCAGTCCATCGTGGCACTTCAACATTTCTAACACGCTAACCGGTAACACTAATTTCTTGACTATCTAATCGTTGACTTTGGATTGCAAgatccctttctctctctctctctctgtctctctctctctctcacacacacacacacacacgtgtacACACAAACACATGAAGGAAAGCACAGTAAGAAAGATAAGCACAACAATATGAGGTTCTGATAAGAGTACCACGAGAGTGGCGTCCTcgtaaattaatattgttattattcttattttccTTCTATTAGAGCAtctccaaataaaaatattatttagaagagctaaattaattttttaaatagtgtaaatataatatatatatatatatatatattttaatggtaaaattattttgaaaagctaaatgtattttaatacatttaatatataattattttaataacctaacttagttaatttaacatgtttaaaaataacctgaaaatttttaattaatttaatattaaaagataaaattaaaaaaattcaataaaaaaactctagttAATATAAATGAGCTTACCAAACCCATGATATGAATCATAAGatagagataattttataaaagataaattataaattataaattataaatttttttaaaaattcaaaaaaaaaactggtgaaaaaaataatttcttttagtattttttttacaagatacatagtattagtatttttacaagagaaataatataataatattatttggaattccttttaaaaacatgtaaaacaaacataaaaaataaaataatatttttttttattcttaattttttatttatttagcatCTACATAAGATGCTGTTACAAGACGTCACTCTCTTCTCCTGCTTTATCCCAACAGCACCGAGTTGATGTTATCTTGTACGCATccgattatttttgttttgttttaaaagtgttataattaattttttttaatttttatttcattttaatgtgttgaaattaaaaataaattttaaaaaataatattttaatactgaAAGAgtaaggcaccgtttgggaacgcggctgcggccgcgttcctaaaaaatttgaaaatttttgtttttttttttgttaaaatttaatatggtttgtatgttttggatcgttttgatgtgctgatgtcaaaaatgatttttaaaaaataaaaaaacatcgttgacatgcattttagcacgaaaagttatttaaaaagcacccgcaaccacgtTGGAACCCAGGGATTGGTCGTAACAATTAATTGCATCAAttgaaatggaagaaaaggaaaaaatcattGCTTTCAAAATTCGAAATGTCCTGTAACAGTTATCCATTATTAGTGCTTCCTGGCGTGGAATTATTGAGCAATAAATAATGCTCGATTCTGACTGGTCGTTCAAAATCAGGTTGCTGGTAGCTGGGCACAGCAGGCAACTGCTAAACCACGTGAAAAACACCAGTTACGGTCCTTTGTTTTATCTTAATACGGTGCGGTTTGGCTTGGCTTGTGTTTTGTCTTAATTATATATtcgaaaatattttatcaattaaaatacaTCACGAGTttcattaaatcttttaaaaaaactttaattaacaagaaattatattttttaaaaatttattttcaagtaataATATCATATTGTAGTTTTATGAAGAACTGACATAATACATcccattaattagttttattcataaaagtatttcaagcttaattttgatataaatataatttggatttttctaggtaTTTTCATAGATTTTATTTTCCTCATCAAAAGATCACACActaataagtaaaaaatatattgcattGGTGCTTTTCACACGTAACATATACATGGAAAAAGGGTATAGAACATTATGAATGTGTTTTATAGTGTGtcagtggttgcttttcaaataattttttatgccgaaatacatgccaatgatatttttttattttttaaaaattatttttaatatcagcacatcaaaacgatccaaaacatacaaatcatattaaattttagtaaaaaaaaattaaattttttgaaacgCGGTTTGCACTACGTTCCCAAACACATTCGTTAATTACCATAATGTAATGGTTAGGGCTgagttttaacttattttttattttttatatttttaaattattttaatgtgttaatattaaaaataaattttttaaaaaataaaataaaaataaaaatttaatattttttaaataaacaatttttttataaaaaaaaaacaaccattagtCTActgaaaatatactaaaaacgTACCTCCATGAAATGACCAATAGAACGTAGACATCATCCCCCTACTACCGACGGTGAAATTGTCTCTTGCGTGGAGCACTTTGTAAAGGAAAAGGAGGGTTCCCGCCTGGTGACGTTCATCGCTTGTAGAAAAATAAAGGGTACCCTTTATTGGTCTGCAAATATCGGTAGATCACAGTCGTTGGTAGTGCGCTTCACCAAACATAAAATCAGTAGTTACTACATAAAGTCTGAAACCCCACTTGTCTGTAATTAATTTGGCAATGGAGTTCTCATAGAATCAAGAGAGAgccaaaaagagagagagagactaatTTTGATACCTTTAGGACCATACAGCATAGTCCAggtattcttaaaaaaacaaaaaaacacacaaaacctAGCGGTCCGGTTGTTTGGAACTCTAGAATTCCAAGAATGTCTTTGTCCAAGTTCCCTCTCCCCAACTTCTGTTGAAAAAAAGTCCTGCTAGATATTCATGGCTGTGCATTGATAGGGGGGAATGGGCATCAGAATGTTTGGGGCCATGGAACCCCCATATCTTAGAAACTTCACATTTAGTCCTACAAGTTTGAAACTTATTTAATTGTCTCCTTCAATTCAAGGCTTGTACCAGTGTTGTGCGCCCgcccttaaaaatatatttgctctatagttttttttttttatttaactaggtAGGTGATCCGCGCTATACTACGGGCTGGGCCAAACTTTTTCAACCctaaaaaagaatattgaagAGAAGATAATCTGATACAACCAAggttaaattaactaaaacatAGCTTGGGATATGAGACCGAAAAaacctgtaaaaaaaataaaaggaaattgtAAAGTCCAGGGTCTAATAacctaatgtcaaaaataaaaacaaaaaaaaactttaaaaaataaaacattgaagaagaaaactcgagtcaactctgTGTAACTTGATGAGTTAAGAACCTGCgatatgagatcaggataaaaaaaaaagaatttctaaaGGATGACCTagtaataaaaaccaaagtacaataaaaaaaatgaaaaaaccctGAGTCAATTTGGGTTAACTTTACCAACCCGCTCTCAGAATAACCAAGCtgtaagaaaagtgaaaaaacaataatgctcaagggaaaataatttaatacaaaattaaataaaatgtctagggatgaaattgaaaaaaatcaagcttaAAAAAGTATCAAAAACCAAATAAACAGTAATTAAATGAAAGAGGACCCAAATCGATAAGATTACAAATCGGAGgacacaattgtttttttggaaGTTCAGGCGTGTTCTCCTATGAAATGAGatagaaaagagagaaggaaaaaacctCCACCGCAACCTAACTGGACCTCCTCCATGAGCATGCGCCACATTGCCAGAAAAAGAATGACGCGCCGCTCCCAACGTTGCGGCGGAAGTAGGACTTGGGCCACCGCACGGTCCCTTACGCGCCACCTGAATGGCACGAAGGTCATGATGCACTGACAcatcttttataataatattcaaaaacataaaattaccaAACTATCCAtgacaaaacctaaaaataacaacaaaaccaaaaaagaacaaaacaccTTCGCAAATAACCTTTATTCTTCGAATTGCAAGGTTAATTATGCTATTttactgtttttaaaaaaggaaaagacagAGAATCCCCTCcatgcatgtatattttttttctcatccaaTAGCATGACTGTTACTCtactattcattaaaaaaaaaacagaagagcccctcacctaaataattttttttttggctttcgtGGGCAAAATAGTCGTTACATTGTAACAAAAAAATGTCCAGACCATTTTTTCACAATCAATTTTGCAATGACGAATATATCTCATGGAAAAAACATTTCTACCCCTAATTACAAGTTTGATCAATTTTGTTAgcagaaaaaattatatttatattattctaatcCACAGTTTTTGATATCTAGGGCCACAATAAAGTTTTTGATATCTAGGGCCACAATAAAAGTATGagctcatttagttttttttttggtaatttttaagtttatccTAGTTTTTTGTATTGTCCCGTCCTAAAGTTTATAGTTTTGATCCTAAAtgcataaaatgataaaattgatgatGGTGTTCATGTCCATGACATTATAAAGGGGGGTGTTTGCCTCGTGGTTCCACAAGAgtgtattaaaattttaaatttttttactttgaattaatttgttttaatgttttaggattttttgatgtattaatataaaaaataaaaaattttaaaaaattattttaatacattttaaaataaaaataactaccaCCACCGTCTCGAACACCCCTAAAGTAAAgagaaactttttttcttgttttgtattttttggttttttttttatgtgtaagATAGAGAGAATCGATAGGTTATAGATCAATACGGTCActtattttcacatttttt
The Populus nigra chromosome 3, ddPopNigr1.1, whole genome shotgun sequence genome window above contains:
- the LOC133689605 gene encoding putative chloride channel-like protein CLC-g isoform X1, whose translation is MSTNSINGEADTDQESLIIPLLSPRRSLINSTSQVAIVGANVCPIESLDYEIAENEFFKQDWRSRGKMQIFQYVFMKWSLCFLIGLIVSLIGFFNNLAVENIAGLKFVVTSNMMLPKRFGMAFLVFSVSNLILTLFASIITAFIAPAAAGSGIPEVKAYLNGVDAPGILSLRTLVIKIIGSISAVSSSLFVGKAGPMVHTGACVAALLGQGGSKRFKLTWRWLRFFKNDRDRRDLVTCGSAAGIAAAFRAPVGGVLFALEEMASWYVSYMIFFCRWRSALLWRAFFTTAVVAIVLRALIDVCLSEKCGLFGKGGLIMFDVYSASVTYHLIDVPPVLTLGVIGGILGSLYNFLLDKVLRIYNLINEKGVVYKILLACAISIFTSCLLFGLPWLASCQPCPSDASEACPTIGRSGNFKKFQCPPGQYNDLASLIFNTNDDSVKNLFSQDTNSEFQYSSILIFFVTCFFLSIFSYGIVAPAGLFIPVIVTGASYGRFVGMLVGSHSNLDHGLYAVLGAASFLGGSMRMTVSLCVIILELTNNLLLLPLIMLVLLISKTVADAFNGNIYDLIMNAKGFPYLEAHTEPYMRQLTVGEVVRGPLQIFQGIEKVGKIVHVLRTTSHNGFPVIDEPPLSESPVLYGLILRAHLIELLKKKAFVPTPVPTGTDAFKLFFAGDFAKRGSGNGDKIEDLQFTEEEMEMFLDLHPFTNASPYTVAETMSLAKALILFREVGLRHLLVIPKISGRSPVVGILTRHDFMPEHILGLHPMLIRSRWKRLRIQAPRLFKLF
- the LOC133689605 gene encoding putative chloride channel-like protein CLC-g isoform X2 — protein: MSTNSINGEADTDQESLIIPLLSPRRSLINSTSQVAIVGANVCPIESLDYEIAENEFFKQDWRSRGKMQIFQYVFMKWSLCFLIGLIVSLIGFFNNLAVENIAGLKFVVTSNMMLPKRFGMAFLVFSVSNLILTLFASIITAFIAPAAAGSGIPEVKAYLNGVDAPGILSLRTLVIKIIGSISAVSSSLFVGKAGPMVHTGACVAALLGQGGSKRFKLTWRWLRFFKNDRDRRDLVTCGSAAGIAAAFRAPVGGVLFALEEMASWWRSALLWRAFFTTAVVAIVLRALIDVCLSEKCGLFGKGGLIMFDVYSASVTYHLIDVPPVLTLGVIGGILGSLYNFLLDKVLRIYNLINEKGVVYKILLACAISIFTSCLLFGLPWLASCQPCPSDASEACPTIGRSGNFKKFQCPPGQYNDLASLIFNTNDDSVKNLFSQDTNSEFQYSSILIFFVTCFFLSIFSYGIVAPAGLFIPVIVTGASYGRFVGMLVGSHSNLDHGLYAVLGAASFLGGSMRMTVSLCVIILELTNNLLLLPLIMLVLLISKTVADAFNGNIYDLIMNAKGFPYLEAHTEPYMRQLTVGEVVRGPLQIFQGIEKVGKIVHVLRTTSHNGFPVIDEPPLSESPVLYGLILRAHLIELLKKKAFVPTPVPTGTDAFKLFFAGDFAKRGSGNGDKIEDLQFTEEEMEMFLDLHPFTNASPYTVAETMSLAKALILFREVGLRHLLVIPKISGRSPVVGILTRHDFMPEHILGLHPMLIRSRWKRLRIQAPRLFKLF